Proteins encoded together in one Rhodohalobacter sp. SW132 window:
- a CDS encoding glycosyltransferase family 2 protein, which translates to MNRNANLVSVIIPCYNDGRFIHDAVECILEQTYQNFEIIIVDDGSDEKSTIKKLEKIDHPKATVLKKENGGPASARNYGIERSSGEYILTLDADDKFDPTFLEKSVDILNERPQVGMVTSYITRIYKDHQKRAIKEGGDSSSFIIGNKANASLLFRFKCWEDASGYDEEIPGFEDWEFAINVTKQGWIVYSIPEYLFYYRNIENSQYDRDVCIRPEIMKYLTEKHESLFKNHIRDVIYEREKQIQQHMRTISVYKNSYSHKLGSAILKPMKALKNLLVFLT; encoded by the coding sequence ATGAACCGGAATGCCAATTTAGTAAGTGTTATCATACCCTGCTACAATGATGGCAGGTTTATTCATGATGCCGTTGAGTGCATTCTGGAACAGACCTATCAAAATTTTGAAATTATTATTGTTGATGACGGGTCCGATGAGAAGTCTACTATCAAAAAGCTCGAAAAAATCGATCATCCAAAAGCCACTGTTCTAAAAAAAGAGAATGGCGGGCCAGCCTCTGCAAGAAATTATGGAATTGAACGGAGCAGCGGTGAGTATATTCTTACCCTGGATGCCGATGATAAGTTCGATCCGACATTTCTGGAAAAGAGTGTTGATATTTTAAACGAAAGGCCCCAGGTCGGAATGGTTACCTCTTATATCACCCGGATATATAAGGATCATCAAAAACGTGCGATAAAAGAGGGGGGTGATTCATCATCATTTATTATTGGTAATAAGGCCAATGCATCTCTGCTCTTCAGGTTTAAATGCTGGGAAGATGCAAGCGGCTATGATGAAGAGATCCCCGGATTTGAAGATTGGGAGTTTGCTATAAACGTGACCAAACAGGGTTGGATCGTATATTCAATCCCGGAATATCTTTTTTACTACAGAAATATTGAAAATTCTCAATACGACCGGGATGTTTGTATACGACCTGAAATCATGAAGTATCTCACAGAAAAGCATGAATCTCTTTTTAAAAATCATATCCGGGATGTCATTTACGAAAGAGAGAAACAGATTCAGCAGCATATGAGGACTATTTCGGTCTATAAGAACTCATACTCACACAAGTTAGGCAGTGCAATTCTGAAGCCTATGAAAGCTTTGAAAAATCTGCTCGTTTTTCTTACCTGA
- a CDS encoding BNR-4 repeat-containing protein produces the protein MNKDKNRSVLRGQSQHSPWLDTKWKKRKKITLSGHHIPKSVANFPLLIDLGNDPELAHHASPDGRDIVFTSADGTTKLTSDQVVHQRLLRDQAVWTIWSGPRAVRYTGVQDKTYVAYYTTNQGWWISSFDHIHSTWQHYQLRSHEQSAEGRWWDDHNNPAITIRNDGRILVVYGEHSTDRSWCRISKHPEDITSWNDEISFTQEQSIAKRTNFKPWFFAKRVWAKLTNTARPTRYDPAYSYVNLYSLPDGTIWRQYRPLTTWSGISRQPSFVVSRDGGNTWSKPVRFIKETNRSPYLVTAQQENKIHFFFSDAHPDEWNKTSIYHAYYNHSKGTYHKSDGELIGDKSCLPFTPAQATKIYDGTTSAGEAWVYDITVDKQGNIAGLFNVYSGEKENLKSYQVHEYWYAFWDGKGWKTNKIDSESNIYSTGQRRYSGGFVADTVDISQVYISLVDPDGTEDGLTRHIWRYQTDDNGSTWNRTRISQKGQGKAHSRPVVPINRHPDLPVFWQYGHYVNYLEYWTALAAGDHGNLNDSQFYVQIPQLNPDEDLTLFVYYDHTSEENQPIQSESNKKARPSSCLLSYKGTLTQNDIGQLSIQKPGTALTFEISAVWASDRKGKGETAILASDPGAETQFLIGKSENETLEIRLSAPSGKESIVFDDLLFKTRSWEDADAKAERSVIQFTILGDGSVIARLNGKESQVKKTLTSYSNLSPADLGNLHTAPEPENNEMPFQGWIEAIHIYEGRLDSNWLDISAKVEQMGASLIEVGKEEELDETY, from the coding sequence ATGAATAAAGATAAAAACAGATCCGTGCTGAGAGGACAATCACAACATTCACCGTGGCTTGACACTAAATGGAAAAAACGAAAAAAAATCACCCTATCAGGGCACCATATCCCAAAAAGTGTCGCCAATTTCCCTTTGTTGATTGATCTTGGGAATGACCCTGAACTTGCACACCATGCTTCTCCCGATGGCCGGGATATTGTGTTTACCTCGGCTGACGGAACGACAAAGCTGACATCTGATCAGGTTGTTCATCAGCGATTACTACGCGACCAGGCGGTTTGGACGATCTGGAGCGGCCCGCGGGCTGTTCGTTACACCGGAGTACAGGATAAAACCTACGTCGCGTATTACACTACAAACCAGGGGTGGTGGATTAGTTCCTTTGACCATATTCATTCCACCTGGCAGCACTATCAGCTGCGATCTCACGAGCAGAGTGCAGAAGGTCGCTGGTGGGACGATCACAACAATCCGGCAATTACCATTCGTAATGATGGCCGTATTCTGGTTGTATATGGTGAACACAGCACGGACAGAAGCTGGTGCCGTATTTCTAAACACCCGGAAGATATCACGTCCTGGAACGATGAAATTTCTTTTACACAGGAGCAAAGCATTGCGAAACGAACTAATTTTAAGCCCTGGTTTTTCGCAAAGCGTGTCTGGGCTAAACTTACAAACACCGCCCGGCCGACCAGGTATGACCCGGCCTATTCATATGTGAATCTCTATTCCTTACCTGATGGCACAATATGGCGCCAGTACAGGCCGCTTACCACGTGGTCCGGTATAAGCCGGCAACCTTCATTTGTTGTATCCCGCGACGGCGGCAACACCTGGAGTAAGCCGGTTCGTTTTATCAAAGAAACAAACCGGTCTCCATACCTGGTAACTGCTCAGCAGGAAAATAAAATTCATTTCTTTTTCTCAGATGCACATCCGGACGAATGGAATAAAACATCCATCTATCATGCCTATTATAATCATTCCAAAGGCACGTATCACAAAAGTGACGGTGAGTTGATTGGAGACAAATCATGCCTGCCATTTACACCTGCCCAGGCAACAAAAATTTATGATGGGACCACGTCCGCCGGAGAGGCGTGGGTCTACGATATTACGGTTGATAAACAGGGCAATATTGCCGGGCTTTTCAATGTATACTCGGGTGAAAAAGAAAATTTGAAATCATACCAGGTTCACGAATACTGGTACGCTTTCTGGGATGGAAAAGGATGGAAGACAAATAAGATTGACTCAGAGTCCAATATTTACTCCACCGGCCAAAGAAGGTATTCAGGAGGATTTGTGGCAGATACGGTTGATATTTCGCAGGTATACATTTCACTTGTCGATCCGGATGGCACCGAAGATGGGCTTACACGTCACATCTGGCGTTATCAAACAGATGACAACGGCTCAACATGGAACAGAACACGCATCAGCCAAAAAGGTCAGGGTAAAGCTCACTCCAGGCCGGTTGTCCCGATCAATCGTCATCCGGATCTGCCTGTTTTCTGGCAGTATGGCCATTATGTTAACTACCTGGAATACTGGACCGCTCTGGCTGCAGGAGACCACGGAAACCTGAATGATTCCCAATTCTACGTACAGATTCCTCAACTTAATCCCGATGAAGATCTCACACTCTTTGTGTACTATGATCATACATCTGAAGAAAATCAACCCATACAATCTGAATCCAATAAAAAAGCCCGGCCCTCATCCTGTCTGCTTTCGTACAAAGGTACTCTGACCCAAAACGACATCGGTCAGCTTTCCATACAAAAACCCGGTACGGCCCTAACTTTTGAGATTTCAGCGGTATGGGCATCAGACAGAAAAGGGAAAGGAGAGACTGCTATTCTCGCAAGTGATCCGGGAGCAGAAACTCAATTCTTGATTGGCAAATCAGAAAACGAAACTCTGGAAATTCGTCTCTCGGCCCCTTCAGGAAAGGAATCAATAGTTTTTGATGATTTACTGTTTAAAACACGCTCATGGGAAGATGCAGATGCTAAGGCTGAACGGTCTGTCATTCAGTTCACCATTTTGGGAGATGGCTCTGTGATTGCCCGCTTAAATGGAAAAGAGAGTCAGGTTAAAAAAACACTGACCAGCTATTCGAACCTCTCACCTGCTGATCTGGGGAACCTCCATACTGCTCCTGAACCGGAAAATAATGAAATGCCATTCCAGGGCTGGATAGAAGCTATACATATTTATGAAGGGCGCCTGGATAGCAACTGGCTGGATATATCAGCCAAAGTTGAACAGATGGGAGCATCACTTATAGAAGTGGGTAAAGAAGAAGAGCTTGATGAGACTTACTAA
- a CDS encoding polysaccharide pyruvyl transferase family protein — MKSVEILGPVLKNKGDELTLRSVAERIEPHYALSISTDLKIRGQENLPELLQLTSLPGKDEIGEIFHRRSLSKFLSVAKRGIFLSLLPPSVLRKIGYINSSHQVALLDCSGYAYGDKWSPNRMIKRAEYYKTLREKGIKLILMPQALGPFEDPEVRKHAKNLLELFDFVFPREAISENYILELGIDPAKIEICPDVTHLLEGPTPSNSEIWSKRVAVVPNARMQDKTDATIANQYIDFLVECIQTVRANDLEPVIILHEVNDDRLVKTLLSQLDKDIKVFNEDGIISKGFLGSCYANIGFRYHSLISSLSQATPSLASSWAHKYEELFDAYDCKEYLISPGLSSQEITDKINEFLAPEKNKQLRDKLQIHATRQKKEVENMWQRVESIIST; from the coding sequence ATGAAAAGTGTAGAGATTTTAGGACCAGTGTTAAAAAATAAAGGAGATGAGTTGACTCTTCGCTCAGTGGCGGAGCGAATTGAACCGCATTATGCACTCAGCATATCGACTGATCTAAAAATCAGAGGGCAAGAAAATTTACCCGAATTATTGCAGCTGACATCTCTGCCGGGTAAGGATGAGATTGGTGAAATATTCCATAGACGATCCCTGAGTAAATTTTTATCGGTGGCCAAACGTGGAATTTTTCTTTCCCTCTTGCCTCCATCTGTATTACGAAAAATCGGATATATCAATTCCAGCCATCAAGTGGCTCTTTTAGATTGTTCAGGGTATGCATATGGTGATAAGTGGTCCCCAAACCGGATGATTAAACGTGCTGAATACTATAAAACACTTCGTGAAAAAGGCATCAAACTGATACTAATGCCACAGGCACTTGGTCCATTCGAAGATCCTGAAGTTCGAAAACATGCAAAAAACCTTTTAGAACTATTTGACTTTGTATTTCCCCGGGAAGCTATTTCTGAAAACTACATATTAGAATTAGGAATTGATCCCGCTAAGATTGAAATATGCCCTGACGTAACCCATTTACTTGAGGGACCTACTCCATCAAATTCAGAAATATGGTCAAAAAGGGTTGCAGTAGTTCCAAATGCCCGAATGCAGGATAAAACGGATGCTACCATAGCCAATCAGTACATCGACTTTCTTGTAGAATGTATACAGACTGTAAGAGCGAACGACCTTGAACCGGTAATAATTCTACATGAAGTTAATGATGACAGATTAGTAAAAACCCTGCTTAGTCAGCTTGATAAGGATATCAAAGTATTTAATGAAGATGGAATAATAAGTAAGGGTTTTTTGGGCTCTTGTTACGCTAATATCGGTTTTCGCTATCACTCTCTTATCAGTTCATTGAGCCAGGCAACACCCTCACTGGCAAGTTCGTGGGCGCACAAATATGAAGAGCTTTTTGATGCATATGATTGTAAAGAATACCTCATATCACCAGGATTGAGCAGCCAGGAAATTACTGATAAGATTAATGAATTTCTTGCACCCGAAAAAAACAAACAGCTCCGTGATAAGCTTCAAATACATGCCACACGTCAAAAAAAGGAAGTTGAAAATATGTGGCAAAGGGTTGAATCCATTATTTCTACTTAA